The genomic DNA GAGGAGTCGGTGACGACGATGACCGCCACGATCAGACACCGGGCCGCACGCCGGCCTTGGCCAGCGCCTCGAGCATCAGGTCGGCAACAGCACGGTGCCCCTCGAAGTTCCAGTGGATGCCGTCGGGGTTCCCGCGGCCGGCGTAGATGTGTTCGGCCACCGCTTCTTTGAGATCCACCAACGGAATGTCGTGTTCGGCAGCCCAGGCCGTCAGCGCCGCGACCGTGCCCGGCCGTCCGTGATGAGCCTTGCCGTAGGTCGCCGCGACGTGCACACTCGGCAGCGACGCCACCATGGGAATGCCCGGTCGGTTGAAATCGATGGCACCGCGCGTCATTTCCAGGTATTCCACCGACAGCGCCGGCGGCAGCGCCGCGCGCGCGTACGGCGACAGCCGTGGCTGCACCCAGCCGTAGCCGTCCCGCACCCATCGGCGCAGCCGTGGCGGCCGGACGTAGCGGATCATCTCGCGCAGCGCGGTCGGCAGGGGTGACGGCAGCGAATCCATGCCGCCGGTCGCGAAGACCACCGCACCCGCATGGGGCAGGGCGGCCCACGACCGCGGGTCCTGGGTGGCCGCCCACCAGACGTCACGGCACGTCCACCCGATCCGGCCGATCAGTTCCAGGCGCCAACCCAGTTCGTCGGCAACCAGTTTCGGCCAGATGCGGGGGTCGTCGGCCGGCAGGCCGCCGGTGGGGCCGTAGTACGCCAGCGAGTCGGCGAAGACCAGCAGGGTCCGCTCAGAGGACATCGTTGGCGACCTGCGCCGAAGCATTCCAGACGTCGAGCCGCCACTTGATGTCCTGGGGTTGGGCGTCGGCGGCAGAATGTCCGGACAGCTGCACCCAGCTGGCGTTGCCCATGCCACCCAGGACCGGCCAGGTGTCCACCGGGAGATCCAGCACCCCCGCCGTCAGCGCCGCGATCAGACCGCCGTGCGCCACCAGCACCACCGGACGGTCGGCGTCGCCGTCACCGTCGCTGCCCCACTCGGGCTGCCCCGCAACCAGTTCGGTCACCACAGGCAGGCTGCGCGCGGCGACGTCGACGCGGCTCTCGCCACCATGCGGAGCCCAGCGCGCGTCATCCCGCCAGGCCAGTCGGGCGCCGGGAGCCATCTCGTCGACCTGCAGGTGGTTGAGCCCCTGCCAGTCGCCCAGGTGCGTCTCCCGCAACCTCTCGTCCACAGCCACGGTCAGACCGGTGCGCTCGCCCAGCGCCATCGCGGTGTCGAAGGCCCGCCGCAGATCCGACGACACGATGCGCAGGGGCTGCCGTTTGGCCAGCACCTCGGCCGCGGCGACGGCCTGGGCGCGGCCCAGCTCGGTCAGGTCGGTGTCGATCTGACCCTGCATCCGGCTGCCGGCGTTCCACTCGGTCTGGCCGTGACGCAACATGACCAGCCGGCGAACCCGTCGGGCACTCACTCGTCGGCCTCGGTGTCGACCTCGACGTCGAGATCCACCGGGATCACCGGGCAGTCCTTCCAGAGCCGGTCGAGTGCGTAGAAATCCCGCTCGTCGCGGTGCTGCACGTGCACCACGATGTCGATGTAATCCAACAGCACCCAGCGGCCCTCCCGGGTGCCCTCGCGGCGGGCCGGCTTGTGCCCGGCCAGCCGCATCTTCTCCTCGACCTCGTCGACGATGGCGTTGACCTGGCGGTCATTGGCCCCGGACGCGAGCACGAAACAGTCGGTGATCACCAGCTGCCCGGAGACGTCGATGACCACCACGTCCTCGGCGATCTTGGCCGCGGCGGCGCGGGCGGCGACTTCTGCCATCGTGATGGCTTCGTCGGAGGCGGTCACACGATCTCCTGATTCGTCGTTTCGGCCAGGCGGGGGCCGGAAGCGGTGTCGGACTCGTGTTGATAGAGCCCGCGTTTGGACACGTACTGGACCACGCCGTCGGGAACCAGATACCAGATGGGCCGCGCCGCCTCGGCGCGGCGGCGGCAATCGGTGGACGAGATGGCCAGGGCGGGGATCTCCACCAGGGACAGCGCCTCCGACGGCAGCTCGGCCTGCGCCGCCTCGATGTGTTTGCCGTTGAGCTCAAAACCCGGGCGGCTGACGCCGACGAAGCGCGCCATCGAGAAGAGGTCCTCCCAGTTCTGCCAGGACAGGATGGAGGCCAGCGCGTCGGCGCCGGTGATGAAATACAGGTCGGCGTCGGGGTTGAGTGCCTGCAGGTCGCGCAGCGTGTCTGTGGTGTAGGTCTTACCGCCGCGCTCGATGTCGACCCGGCTCACGGAGAAGCGCGGATTCGACGCCGTGGCGATCACCGTCATCAGGTAGCGATCCTCGGCTGCGGTGACGCGGCGGCCCGCCTTCTGCCACGGCTGGCCGGTGGGCACGAATACTACCTCGTCCAGCTCGAACAGATCGGCCACTTCACTGGCGGCCACCAGGTGCCCGTGATGGATGGGGTCGAATGTCCCACCCATCACCCCCAGCCTGCGTCGACTCACGAATAGGCAGCTTACGGCAGGCGCCTCGACGCCGAGACCGACGTTTTGCCGTCGCGCACTCGCACGAAGGGGCCCGTGCGTCGGTTTCGGCGGGTTCAGACGGGGAGGAGTTGGTCGATCACCGATGCCAGCTGTTTGGCCGAGCGGCACTCGTGCATGGTGATGATGTCGGCATAACGCGGGACCGCGGAGTCGCCGCTGCCCCACAGGTGCTTGGGCTCGGGATTGAGCCAGTGCGCGTGCCGCGCCGCCGACACCATGTGCGCCAGCAGATCGGTCTGTGGGTTGCGGTAGTTGGTGCGGCCGTCCCCGAGCACCAGCAGCGAGCTGCGCGGGGAGAGCACGTTCGGGAACGCCGACAGGAAGGAACTGAAGGCGTGGCCGTAGTCGCTGTGCCCGTCGCGGGTGTAGACCCCGGCCTCGCGGCTGATGCGTTGCACCGCGATCGCCAGGTCGGCCTCGGGGCCGAACAGGTGGGTGACCTCGTCGGTGGTGTCGATGAAGGCGAACACCCGCACCCGGGAGAACTGCTGGCGCAGGGCGTGCACCAGCAACAGCGTGAAATGGCTGAAGCCGGCCACCGAGCCGGACATGTCGCACAGCACCACCAGCTCGGGGCGGGCCGGCCGGGGCTTGCGCAGCACCACGTCGATCGGAACCCCGCCGGTGGACATCGACTTGCGCAGCGTCTTGCGCAGGTCGATCTGACCTGCGCGGTGCCGGCGCCGTTTGGCGGCCAGCCGGGTGGCCAGGGTGCGCGCCAGCGGTGCCACCACCCGGCGCATCTGACGCAGTTGGTCCCCCGAGGCGCGCAGGAACTCCACGTTCTCGGCCAGCTGCGGGATGCCGTACATCTGCACGTGGTCGCGGCCCAACTGCTCGGCGGTGCGGCGCTTGGTCTCCGCCTCGACCAGCTTGCGGATCTGGCTGATCTTCTGTGCGGCAAGAGATTTGGCGATCTCCTCCTGCGACGGTGAGGGCTGTTCGCCGTACCCGGCCAGCAGGCCGGCCAACAGCTTGCCCTCCAGCTCGTCCAGGGCCATGGCACGCAGGGTCTGATAAGACGAGTAAGACGGGCCGCGGCTGGAGTTGTAACGGCCGTAGGCCTCGACGATCTGGGCGATCATGGCGGCCAGCCGCTGGTCCGGGTCGGCCACATCCTGGTTCTGCGACAGCAGGTCGAGCAGCATGCCGCGCATGGCCTCGACGTCCTCGGGCGGCAGCTGCGGCGGGGCGTCGGCCGCATCGTCGTCGGGGTCGAGCACTGTGCGGTCCCCCAAAGCGGCGGGCCACCAGAGATCGAACATCGCGTCGTAGGTCTCGCGGTGGTCCGAGCGGCGCAGCAGCGCACACGCCAGGCCCTCCCGCAGCACGGCGCGGTCACCCAGGCCCAGGGTGGCGAGCACCTGCCCGGCGTCGACGGTCTCCGACGGGCCGACGGCGATCCCCGAGCGTCGCAACGCCTCGACGAACTCGACGAGATGACCCGGCAGGCCGTGCGGCGCCAGGGGTTGCGGGGGGCGGGTGCGGGCGGCGGCCATCAGTTCAGCCGCAGTTCCCCGGCGGCCTTCTGCTGATCGGACTGGTGCTTGAGCACCACGCCGAGGGTGGCCGCAATGGTGGCGTCGTCGATGGTGTCCATCCCCAGCGCCAGCACGGTGCGGCCCCAGTCGATGGTCTCGGCCACCGACGGCACTTTCTTGAGCTGCATCCCGCGCAGCACCCCGATGATGCGCACCAGTTCCTCGGCCATCCGGTCCGGCAACTCGGGCACCCGCGACAGCAGGATGCGCCGTTCCAGCTCGGCGTCGGGGAAGTCGATGTGCAGGAACAGGCAGCGCCGCTTGAGCGCCTCGGACAGCTCGCGGGTGGCGTTGGAGGTCAGCACCACCAACGGTTTGCGCTCGGCGCGGATGGTGCCCAGCTCCGGGACGGTGACGGCGAAGTCGGACAACACCTCGAGCAGCAGGCCCTCGATCTCGATGTCGGCCTTGTCGGTCTCGTCGATCAGCAGCACGGTCGGCTCGGTGCGCCGGATCGCGGTCAGCAGCGGTCGCGACAGCAGGAACTCCTCGCTGAAGACGTCGTCACGGGTCTGATCCCAGTCCCCCGTACCGCTCTGGATCCGCAAGATCTGCTTGGCGTGGTTCCACTCGTAGAGCGCCCTGGCCTCGTCGACGCCTTCATAACACTGCAGGCGCACCAGCTCGGAACCGGTGGATTGCGCGATCGCCCTGGCCAATTCGGTCTTGCCGACGCCGGCCGGGCCCTCGACCAACAGGGGTTTGCCCAGCCTGTCAGCCAGGAACACCGCGGTGGCGGTGGCGGTGTCGGGCAGGTAGCCGGTCTCGGCCAGCCGGCGCGCCACATCGTCGATGTCGGCGAACAGGGGGGTCGCTGTGGTCACGGGAGAACTCCTGTGCTGTCAGGCAGGTCGGGTCTGGCCGTCGCCCCAGACGATCCATTTGGTCGATGTCAGTTCGGTCAGCCCCATGGGTCCGCGGGCGTGCAGTTTCTGGGTGGAGATGCCGATCTCGGCGCCGAAGCCGAACTGCTCGCCGTCGGTGAACGAGGTGGAGGCGTTCACCATCACCGCGGCCGCATCCACCTGCTCGGTGAAGCGTTGTGCGGCAGCCAGATCCGTCGTGACAATCGCCTCGGTGTGCCCGGTGCCGAACTCGTTGATGTGGGCGATGGCCCCGTCCACCCCATCGACCGCGGCCACGGCGATGTCCATCGACAGGAACTCGGCGCGCAGTTCCTCCTCCGACGGGTCCAGATGGGTGGTGACGCCGGCGGCCTGCAGCGCCTCGACCATCCTGGGCAGTGTGTGCTCGGCGATCGCGGAGTCCACCAGCAGGGTCTCGGCGGCGTTGCAGACGCTGGGGCGGCGGGTCTTGGCGTTGAGCAGGATGCGCTCTGCGACATCGAGATCGGCGGCGGCATGGATGAAGACGTGGCAGTTGCCGACCCCGGTCTCGATGGTGGGCACCAGCGCATCGCGGACCACCGCGTTGATCAGGCCGGCGCCGCCCCGCGGTATCACCACATCCACCAGCCCGCGGGCCTGAATCAGGTGGGTCACCGACGCGCGGTCCTCGCTGGGCAGCAGTTGCACGGCGTCCGCGGGCAGCCCTTCGGCGACCAGCGCGTCGCGCAGCACCGCCACCAGCGCGGCGTTCGAGTGGGCGGCCGAGGAACTGCCGCGCAGCAGCACGGCATTGCC from Mycolicibacterium tokaiense includes the following:
- the gpgP gene encoding glucosyl-3-phosphoglycerate phosphatase, producing the protein MLRHGQTEWNAGSRMQGQIDTDLTELGRAQAVAAAEVLAKRQPLRIVSSDLRRAFDTAMALGERTGLTVAVDERLRETHLGDWQGLNHLQVDEMAPGARLAWRDDARWAPHGGESRVDVAARSLPVVTELVAGQPEWGSDGDGDADRPVVLVAHGGLIAALTAGVLDLPVDTWPVLGGMGNASWVQLSGHSAADAQPQDIKWRLDVWNASAQVANDVL
- the nadD gene encoding nicotinate-nucleotide adenylyltransferase, with the translated sequence MSRRRLGVMGGTFDPIHHGHLVAASEVADLFELDEVVFVPTGQPWQKAGRRVTAAEDRYLMTVIATASNPRFSVSRVDIERGGKTYTTDTLRDLQALNPDADLYFITGADALASILSWQNWEDLFSMARFVGVSRPGFELNGKHIEAAQAELPSEALSLVEIPALAISSTDCRRRAEAARPIWYLVPDGVVQYVSKRGLYQHESDTASGPRLAETTNQEIV
- a CDS encoding glutamate-5-semialdehyde dehydrogenase is translated as MSLEAPTLTGLRETVHDAAKRARVAGRTLATLSTVIKDRALHAAADAVLAHAEQIITANGADLETARAAGTSDAMLDRLALNPQRIDGIAAGLRQVAGLPDPIGEVLRGRTLPNGLRLRQQRVPLGVVGIVYEGRPNVTVDAFGLTLKSGNAVLLRGSSSAAHSNAALVAVLRDALVAEGLPADAVQLLPSEDRASVTHLIQARGLVDVVIPRGGAGLINAVVRDALVPTIETGVGNCHVFIHAAADLDVAERILLNAKTRRPSVCNAAETLLVDSAIAEHTLPRMVEALQAAGVTTHLDPSEEELRAEFLSMDIAVAAVDGVDGAIAHINEFGTGHTEAIVTTDLAAAQRFTEQVDAAAVMVNASTSFTDGEQFGFGAEIGISTQKLHARGPMGLTELTSTKWIVWGDGQTRPA
- the rsfS gene encoding ribosome silencing factor, with protein sequence MTASDEAITMAEVAARAAAAKIAEDVVVIDVSGQLVITDCFVLASGANDRQVNAIVDEVEEKMRLAGHKPARREGTREGRWVLLDYIDIVVHVQHRDERDFYALDRLWKDCPVIPVDLDVEVDTEADE
- the octT gene encoding diglucosylglycerate octanoyltransferase; the encoded protein is MSSERTLLVFADSLAYYGPTGGLPADDPRIWPKLVADELGWRLELIGRIGWTCRDVWWAATQDPRSWAALPHAGAVVFATGGMDSLPSPLPTALREMIRYVRPPRLRRWVRDGYGWVQPRLSPYARAALPPALSVEYLEMTRGAIDFNRPGIPMVASLPSVHVAATYGKAHHGRPGTVAALTAWAAEHDIPLVDLKEAVAEHIYAGRGNPDGIHWNFEGHRAVADLMLEALAKAGVRPGV
- a CDS encoding vWA domain-containing protein, which produces MAAARTRPPQPLAPHGLPGHLVEFVEALRRSGIAVGPSETVDAGQVLATLGLGDRAVLREGLACALLRRSDHRETYDAMFDLWWPAALGDRTVLDPDDDAADAPPQLPPEDVEAMRGMLLDLLSQNQDVADPDQRLAAMIAQIVEAYGRYNSSRGPSYSSYQTLRAMALDELEGKLLAGLLAGYGEQPSPSQEEIAKSLAAQKISQIRKLVEAETKRRTAEQLGRDHVQMYGIPQLAENVEFLRASGDQLRQMRRVVAPLARTLATRLAAKRRRHRAGQIDLRKTLRKSMSTGGVPIDVVLRKPRPARPELVVLCDMSGSVAGFSHFTLLLVHALRQQFSRVRVFAFIDTTDEVTHLFGPEADLAIAVQRISREAGVYTRDGHSDYGHAFSSFLSAFPNVLSPRSSLLVLGDGRTNYRNPQTDLLAHMVSAARHAHWLNPEPKHLWGSGDSAVPRYADIITMHECRSAKQLASVIDQLLPV
- a CDS encoding AAA family ATPase, coding for MTTATPLFADIDDVARRLAETGYLPDTATATAVFLADRLGKPLLVEGPAGVGKTELARAIAQSTGSELVRLQCYEGVDEARALYEWNHAKQILRIQSGTGDWDQTRDDVFSEEFLLSRPLLTAIRRTEPTVLLIDETDKADIEIEGLLLEVLSDFAVTVPELGTIRAERKPLVVLTSNATRELSEALKRRCLFLHIDFPDAELERRILLSRVPELPDRMAEELVRIIGVLRGMQLKKVPSVAETIDWGRTVLALGMDTIDDATIAATLGVVLKHQSDQQKAAGELRLN